In Nostoc edaphicum CCNP1411, the sequence AATATTGTTCTTTGGAAAAAGCAATTTTACTTCACCAAAAAGCAAATTTAGAAGGTAAGGAAATTTTATTATTTCCTCCTGATTTAGACCCTAATCAATTCTCAAACTCTTTTAACTAAAATGCATTGAAGTAGACTATTTTTCAAAATTTTGGCAACAATTCAATCGGTTATAGAGGCGTACATATATATGTACGCCTCTAATTGTAAATGGGAAGAAAAGTTGAGCATTCGGCTAACTTCAGCGGCTTTGTTATCGTACCAATGGGTTTTTGTTCACTGCTGCTGAGTTGACGGTTTGTTCAATTCTCTTCAACCTTGTCTCTGGACGTTTTGCACTATCAATCCAATAAAGGATATTCTTTTTAGATGAGTTATTAAATGCTTCAAAATACTCTTTGGCAGTTGTGTTTGCTTCTAAAGCTTGCTTTAAATCGAAGGGAATTATTAAGGCTTCGATCGCATCTAAGGAATTCCATGATCCATCTTGTTTTGCGGCTTCGATTTTTTCTAGTCCAACTGTACTAATCAAACCTTGTTCTATAAGTTCTTCAATATATTGTTTATTTAATTTTGACCACACACTCTTCGGCTTTCGAGGTGTAAAGATTTGCATGTAACGTTCTTCATCTAATGATTTGACTTTACTATCAATCCAGCCAAAGCATAAGGCTTCTTTTACCGCTTCGCTATATCGAACACTTGGTTTACCACTTTTTACTTTGTAGTAAATGAGCCATACACCAAAACAGATGCGATGGTTTGTCTCTAACCATTTCCGCCACTCTTCACGGCTTGTAGGGCAGAAAGTGAGAAATTCATTTTTAAGTTTGGATGCACCAGTAATCTTACTTTTGCTGAGGCTGATTTCTGTAT encodes:
- a CDS encoding YdeI/OmpD-associated family protein — translated: MQQNTEISLSKSKITGASKLKNEFLTFCPTSREEWRKWLETNHRICFGVWLIYYKVKSGKPSVRYSEAVKEALCFGWIDSKVKSLDEERYMQIFTPRKPKSVWSKLNKQYIEELIEQGLISTVGLEKIEAAKQDGSWNSLDAIEALIIPFDLKQALEANTTAKEYFEAFNNSSKKNILYWIDSAKRPETRLKRIEQTVNSAAVNKNPLVR